The Plodia interpunctella isolate USDA-ARS_2022_Savannah chromosome 8, ilPloInte3.2, whole genome shotgun sequence genome window below encodes:
- the mus81 gene encoding crossover junction endonuclease MUS81, producing MCSTSPESSSKRITYKRTRPNPLFLEWLEELHEEAKTKKSKLEPMLKEALDSITKYPLPLQTGAECAILKGFEKKLCLFLDKRLEVYKYNKSVNAGSQSKNEIPSNMPSTSSYDEQNVRSLEPLVVVEKYNPEQIIVPKKTASGSSKSSNKSNKIYKPSFRSGGYAILIALLEQFRNDPNKFLSKEQLIEKAQPHSEESFIRPKPDTFYTAWSNMSRLITKGLVQKIRNNKKVKYGLTELGTLLAVELKEESTGIPTANDAIFNNGIVSTETEISLPQIAPITNGNNNIHEDIHTDRKQIELKAGTFDIILLIDKNETSGVNKTDPTVAQFNKYPELKHEYRSLKVGDFTWIAQDRQNKSVELVLPYVVERKRMDDLGHSIKDGRFHEQKFRLRKCGLKNVIYLVENFGKNQHVGLPIQSLMQAMANTRIHDGFKVHVTNSLSNSVRFLAMMSKRLTIEYKDKKLKGCNEEPNGEKLMTFKYFSTSSKKSKPLTVTETFIKLLLQLKGVSVDKALAITAVYSSPSTLIERYKTCDQKEGEFLLANLKYGESNRSVGPVVSKTLYQFFSKTF from the exons ATGTGCAGCACTAGCCCTGAATCAAGTAGTAAAAGAATAACATACAAACGCACTCGCCCAAATCCACTATTTCTAGAATGGCTTGAAGAACTACATGAAGAAGctaaaacaaagaaaagtaAATTAGAACCAATGCTGAAAGAAGCTTTAGATTCTATAACTAAATATCCATTGCCTTTACAAACTGGCGCCGAATGTGCTATATTAAAAGGCTTCGAGAAAAAACTATGTTTATTTCTAGATAAGCGGTTGgaagtttataaatacaataaaagtgTAAATGCTGGCAGTCAAtcaaaaaatgaaataccATCAAATATGCCGTCTACTTCTTCATATGACGAACAAAACGTAAGGTCTCTGGAACCATTAGTTGTAgtggaaaaatataatccTGAGCAAATAATAGTGCCCAAAAAAACAGCTTCTGGGTCAAGTAAATCTAgtaataaatcaaacaaaatatataagccGTCTTTTAGATCTGGTGGGTATGCCATTCTCATAGCTTTATTAGAGCAATTTAGAAATGATCCAAATAAATTTCTATCAAAAGAGCAGTTGATTGAGAAAGCCCAACCCCACAGCGAggaatcatttattcggccAAAACCTGATACATTTTACACAGCTTGGTCAAACATGAGCAGGCTCATTACTAAAGGTTTAGTTCAGAAAATTaggaataacaaaaaagtaaagtatGGTTTGACAGAGTTAGGCACATTGTTGGCCGTTGAACTAAAAGAGGAATCAACCGGGATCCCAACTGCAAATGATGCCATTTTCAATAATGGTATAGTAAGTACTGAAACAGAAATATCACTGCCACAGATAGCTCCTATTACCAATGGAAACAATAACATACATGAagatatacatacagacagaaaacAAATAGAACTTAAAGCTGGcacatttgatattatattgctgattgataaaaatgaaacttcagg GGTAAATAAGACTGACCCTACTGTGGcccaatttaataaatacccGGAGTTGAAACATGAGTACCGCAGTTTAAAAGTTGGGGACTTTACATGGATTGCACAAGACAGACAGAATAAGAGTGTAGAATTAGTTTTACCATATGTTgttgaaagaaaaagaatGGATGATCTGGGACACAGTATTAAAGATGGAAGATTCCATGAACAAAAATTTAGACTAAGAAAATGTGgattgaaaaatgttatttatttagtggaGAATTTCGGCAAAAATCAGCATGTGGGTCTTCCAATTCAGTCACTGATGCAGGCCATGGCCAATACAAGGATACATGATGGCTTTAAAGTTCATGTCACTAATTCCTTGAGTAATAGTGTTAGGTTTTTGGCTATGATGAGTAAAAGACTGACTATTGAATACAAG GACAAGAAATTAAAAGGCTGTAATGAAGAACCAAACGGCGAGAAACTTATGACATTCAAGTACTTCAGCACCTCTTCTAAGAAATCCAAGCCTCTCACTGTTACcgaaacatttataaaactacTCCTGCAGTTGAAAGGGGTATCAGTGGATAAAGCTCTAGCTATAACTGCAGTGTACAGCTCACCCAGCACCCTCATTGAAAGATACAAAACGTGTGATCAAAAAGAAGGAGAGTTCCTACTTGCAAACTTGAAATATGGAGAATCTAACAGAAGTGTTGGACCGGTTGTGAGCAAAACACTTTACCagtttttttctaaaacattctaa
- the LOC128671777 gene encoding sialomucin core protein 24-like, whose translation MKQVIFICLLSVSMCLSDTTAQAGSPSIAQPPEKHDVATNTDKPMPVPANSPTPDKVTPAPAASNNTVPKNNTPTPTKDVTPASSTEKSTLPPSSVVPPNTSTVKPSTIVTPTTNATTTLTPDHKSSSTVTPKTVVPTPVQARGFDGASFVGGIILTLGLLAIGFMGFKYYKNQTERNYHTL comes from the exons ATGAAgcaagtaatttttatatgccTGCTGTCTGTCTCAATGTGTCTCAGCGACACCACAGCTCAGGCTGGAAGTCCTA GTATTGCCCAACCACCTGAGAAACATGACGTAGCTACGAATACAGATAAGCCAATGCCTGTACCAGCCAACAGTCCGACACCAGACAAAGTGACCCCTGCTCCCGCAGCCAGTAACAACACAGTTCCTAAAAACAACACACCCACACCAACAAAAGACGTAACTCCTGCATCATCAACAGAAAAATCAACATTGCCGCCAAGCTCCGTGGTCCCACCAAACACTTCTACTGTGAAGCCCTCCACTATTGTTACCCCTACAACGAATGCCACTACAACATTGACACCCGATCACAAGTCTTCATCTACTGTGACACCTAAGACTGTTGTGCCCACACCAGTTCAAGCAAGAGG GTTCGATGGCGCCAGCTTCGTCGGAGGAATCATCCTAACCCTCGGTCTACTTGCAATCGGCTTCATGGGATTCAAGTACTACAAGAACCAAACTGAAAGAAACTACCACAccctttaa